ttcctgctcctccagTTATGCTTTCTATAACTTAATGAAACTGTTCTCTCAGTttgaaagccaaataaattctttcaattatttttgttCACAAATTTGTTTTCAGCTCCAATATAACTACTGAAGATGTATACATACATCCTTTATACCTTATAGCTGTGCTAGAGAATTAAATTCCTCGAAAAGTTGTCTTGCTATTTCCCAAGTAGGCATCAAATAAACCTCATATCAAGTGTTTTGAAGCAAGACACAAAATTTActttaacatatatttataacaggaaatgaatgaaaattaagaaacattaaaaaatgaataattctATTGCTCAGAGTCTGAATCTCAGATTATTATGTTGTTCTGGATTCGTAGTTGTATACTGAATGGATCTGAGTGAGAAACTAAGAATTTCTGCATAGACAAACATGTTTTGTTTGATTTAGTAATTCCAAACCATTGCAATAAGAACAAACCTACCTCTGTAAATTGTGCAGGCCATTGTATCAATTGATTAGTTAAAGATAATTGTCGACCATGTGGAGCATATGGAGAAAATGATCCTACTTTCACCCTTAGTCCCATACCTTTTGGAAAATTCCAAAAGTTGATAATGTCATATTTAGAATCGAACTTAGATTTCATATCCATTACCATATGGCTTCCCACATGATTATTCATATAGTTATTTTGTAGGAATGGGTGGAGCTAGAAGAGATACATGAACTTATTATTAGAGTCGTCACTGAAAGTTACAATAGAACCAAAGTAATGgaaagtctctctgtcttttttgtcCCTGAAGtaaaatgcaattttattatAGGCAATTTTACTTGGTAATGTTAAATAAATTGTGATAAGAACTAGTATTTTAATCATAAAATGTACTACCATTTTAAGAGAAACCACATTAGCAGTCAAAGATGAGGCAAATCTCAAACCTGGACactcctatttattttttaaatatatttaaggtTTCAATGTATAATATGAAGGTAAAACGCCAATTTAAAAATGGCAATTAAATGATTATTTACATGCATAACCATTGCTGCAGTGTTTAGTAACAATGTGATATTTAAGCACCTACTTTTTCATTTCTCCTgtgaaaaaatatacataggaaCTCTACCTTTTTCTTATTCAATCTATTATTAAGGTGACTCTGAGGCAATTTGTAAAACAAATTTTATACTGCCTAAACTCATTTCTTCTTGTATATGGAACCAAATTTAACAGGGATAAAGAAATTTAGGTAAGTATTGAGCTCAAGAGAAACAAATAAGGGACTCCTATGCTTTTTGAACACATATACCACCACCTACAGTGTTCAGGTTTGGTAACTTTGAAAAGAATCTCAGTGTAACAATAGtgattttaaaacacaatgaAGATAGGTTACCTGCCAGGGGAGAAATACAATTTCCTCTCCATTTTTATGTTGTTGAACTTGAAGTTgattaagaatcatttcatggAGACTGTGTGCCACAGTATACACAGAATTATATATATAGTAACTCTCTTCACTCATGGTTGTGTCAAAATTTTGCTTAGGCAATAAATCCAAGGAAGCATTTGGTTGACAGTTCTCCAACAATTTACAATCAGTTTGAGAAAATGggcatttgaaaaacaaatgccACAATTTAGGAAGATATGTATCTTCTGGGTATTTGGAAGGGTGAACCGTTTGTATAAAATTTGTAAAATCCACCATCTCCTCATAATGGTGTGAAAAAGTGAGACTCCCATGGAAAGAATCTAACATAAAATAATCATTGTGGTTGGTAACATCCCATTGTGAGTTCATAATCCAGACTTTCCATGTTGTTAATTTCTGCCCTATATTTTTCATTAAACCTTGAAGAGAATCAGTGTCTCCAAAAATGATAATCACATTTGCAGATGAGTCTTCAATCTTTCCCAGACTTTTCCAGAATTTGTGGGAAAGTGAATTCCAGGTACCTGAAATCAATTCCACAAAAGCCACACAGACTctatttttcttcatctcttctttcaAGTCAGATAAAATCTGCATTCCTCTGTGGTCATCTGTGAGGAGCAGTCCTACCCAGCTCCATTTGAAATGAAGCATCAGAGAGACAATGCCAAGTGGCAGAGATGTGTCATTGGGAGCCATCTGGTAGAGAGATGTAAACTGTGCTTGATCACTCAGGATAGAGTCAAAAGGCCCAAAGGTAAGCTAAGGAGAAAGCAGAATTTTGAAAAAAGGGTAGTAACATTGGCATCAAATACACTTTTACTTTTGAAGCAATGGTTGGGACTTGTTAAGATGCTAATCTTCACGTTATATTTTCTAAGAAAGCACTCTCTAGCTGTgaggttttcaaaaaaaaattatgtcaaGATTCCTAAGCTCAAGAAAACCTTTTGTGTTCTCTCCTCTGCTTTTCCATTCTATTCCAAGCAGAAAAATATTGATACATCACCAAATATCTAGATATGTATTCATTGTCAGATTAGTGGTTCAAATTACCCCATTTTATCTCTGTAGACATTCAAAAGATCACCAAAGGAAAGCTACTTTCCTGTTTTGTAACACCACTCTCTCACCTGTGGTATTTTGTAGAGTTGAAGCAGGGTTCCCATATGGGCTGATATTGCAAATGATGTTCCTGTAAGCGCAGCTGCTGACTTTTGCTCAAGTTTACAATTGTAATTAACTTTGGCATCATTCATCCCTGTGAGCCAAATAAAAGCATTCATAAGAGTATTCTTTTCAGTGAAAGGgttattataaaaatcaaatccaagagATGTGTTAGGTAAAAGCTGAGGGTTCCTGTTGATCTCCTTAATGGCAAATACCAGAGCCAGGACAAACTGGTAGTTCTTAAACTTATACCTGTACAAaggatataaaaatatataggagGAAGACTTAGACAATACACCTCTGCTCCTTTAGTgtaattcattttataattcaaatgtttttgtttccacaaaaCCAATACTTTAAATTTTCCATTGACTACCTAGAATTAGAAGGGGTATTTTATAGTTAGGATTAATTATGATCCTATATTTATAACAGTGGTTAATTAAAA
This genomic stretch from Cricetulus griseus strain 17A/GY chromosome 4, alternate assembly CriGri-PICRH-1.0, whole genome shotgun sequence harbors:
- the LOC100762456 gene encoding vomeronasal type-2 receptor 116 — translated: MFSWSFIPWILQIPNLVCAFEISECFFRIKNFRHDGNVMIGAFFPLHYYYTVKKIPHKILINDYEDLYLQYKFKNYQFVLALVFAIKEINRNPQLLPNTSLGFDFYNNPFTEKNTLMNAFIWLTGMNDAKVNYNCKLEQKSAAALTGTSFAISAHMGTLLQLYKIPQLTFGPFDSILSDQAQFTSLYQMAPNDTSLPLGIVSLMLHFKWSWVGLLLTDDHRGMQILSDLKEEMKKNRVCVAFVELISGTWNSLSHKFWKSLGKIEDSSANVIIIFGDTDSLQGLMKNIGQKLTTWKVWIMNSQWDVTNHNDYFMLDSFHGSLTFSHHYEEMVDFTNFIQTVHPSKYPEDTYLPKLWHLFFKCPFSQTDCKLLENCQPNASLDLLPKQNFDTTMSEESYYIYNSVYTVAHSLHEMILNQLQVQQHKNGEEIVFLPWQLHPFLQNNYMNNHVGSHMVMDMKSKFDSKYDIINFWNFPKGMGLRVKVGSFSPYAPHGRQLSLTNQLIQWPAQFTEIPKSVCTNLCGLGFRRTLKEGQDVCCFDCTSCPDNEISNETDMDHCVKCPESHYANTEKNHCLQKTVTFLHFEDPLGMALSSTALCFSAITATVLGIFVKHRDSPIVKANNRALSYILLITLIICFLSSLLFIGQPNTATCILQQTTFGIVFTVALSTVLAKALTVVIAFKVTFPGRLMRWLMISRATNYTIPIFTLLQIILCGIWLGTSPPFVDQDSHAQHGHIIILCNKGSAIAFHCVLGFLYSLAIGSYIMAFLSRNLPDKFNEAKFLTLSMLVFCSVWVTFLPVYHCTKGKFMVAVEVFSILASSAALLGFIFAPKCYIILLKPDKNVFHGIRDKK